One Augochlora pura isolate Apur16 chromosome 10, APUR_v2.2.1, whole genome shotgun sequence DNA window includes the following coding sequences:
- the Fuctc gene encoding alpha-(1,3)-fucosyltransferase C codes for MRSWIISRNCLIVVTALCSVYLLAFYFNVEVYGAVTFRRFITADRALTNTTKKILYWNTMFGDETFYLGNDFHDCPVSDCYATHDRNYADLTDFDALLFHSNELQSVDLPPSRSPRQWYVFVNLESPANRPLLNHYYEDFFNLTMTYRLDSDVVWTYGAIKETATGRLVAPLPDTTWPDIYNRTGDWKYPKTANQLWKRIKRKTKPIIWFVSNCQARSGREMYISELAKHVGVDVYGKCGNHTCPRNTDCFGVVAEPNYFFYLSFENSLCEDYVTEKLYNPLSYDLVPIVYGGANYSVFAPPGSYIDALDFDSPEELAKYLKALMKNSREYAKYFEWKKHYRVDKSAHRAACNLCEFLHKQSGPRYYKFLSLWYSWYKCPLQELMGAEKYLTGNMLKNQG; via the exons ATGCGATCATGGATCATCAGCAGGAACTGTTTGATCGTTGTCACGGCCCTCTGCTCGGTGTACCTGCTGGCGTTCTACTTCAACGTGGAGGTGTACGGCGCGGTGACCTTCAGACGGTTCATCACGGCGGACCGGGCGCTGACCAACACCACCAAGAAGATACTTTATTGGAACACGATGTTCGGCGACGAGACCTTTTACTTGGGCAACGACTTCCACGATTGCCCGGTCAGCGACTGTTACGCGACCCACGACAGGAATTACGCGGACCTTACGGACTTCGACGCGCTCCTGTTCCACAGCAACGAGCTCCAGTCCGTCGACCTGCCGCCGAGTAGGAGCCCGCGGCAGTGGTACGTTTTCGTGAATCTGGAGAGCCCGGCCAATCGGCCGCTGCTCAACCACTATTACGAGGATTTCTTTAATCTGACGATGACGTACAGATTGGACAGCGACGTCGTATGGACTTACGGGGCCATCAAGGAAACGGCCACCGGCCGGCTGGTCGCACCACTGCCCGACACCACCTGGCCCGACATTTACAATCGCACAG GTGACTGGAAGTACCCGAAAACGGCGAACCAGCTGTGGAAGCGTATCAAACGGAAGACAAAGCCGATCATATGGTTCGTGAGCAATTGCCAGGCGAGGTCCGGCCGGGAGATGTACATCTCGGAGCTGGCGAAGCACGTGGGCGTGGACGTCTACGGGAAATGCGGGAACCACACCTGTCCCCGCAACACTGATTGCTTCGGCGTGGTCGCCGAGCCCAACTACTTTTTCTACCTGTCGTTCGAGAACTCTCTATGCGAGGATTACGTAACCGAGAAGCTATACAACCCGCTCAG TTACGACCTGGTGCCGATCGTTTACGGCGGGGCGAACTATAGCGTATTCGCGCCGCCCGGCTCCTACATCGACGCCCTGGACTTCGACTCGCCGGAGGAGCTGGCCAAATACTTGAAGGCGCTGATGAAGAACAGCCGCGAGTACGCCAAGTACTTCGAGTGGAAGAAGCATTACAGGGTCGACAAAAGCGCGCACCGGGCCGCCTGCAACCTCTGCGAGTTTCTTCACAAACAGTCGGGGCCCCGCTACTACAAATTCCTCTCCCTGTGGTACAGCTGGTACAAGTGCCCGCTGCAGGAGCTCATGGGCGCCGAGAAGTACCTCACGGGCAACATGCTGAAGAACCAAGGCTGA